From one Dermacentor variabilis isolate Ectoservices chromosome 3, ASM5094787v1, whole genome shotgun sequence genomic stretch:
- the LOC142576007 gene encoding ceramide-1-phosphate transfer protein: MSVFSLKVVIENLQSCLEDEDDLDMDSYILAYRELSKFFQDLGSLFGFINSDVKSKLDILEEYRKSDDVGDNYETLNTMIEYEQSAGTIEDTKKPSGSRTLLRLHRALEFVAALFKAISSANDDASVGKMAQESYDRTLAKHHPWLIRKGASLAMLTLPKVDEIFGKALPDEKKDLRQLVLSLSEEAYKVYNFTQTVYEQKNLLNLP; encoded by the exons ATGTCAGTGTTCAGCCTCAAAGTAGTTATAGAAAACCTGCAGAGTTGCTTGGAAGATGAAGATGACCTTGACATGGATTCCTACATTTTGGCCTACAGAGAGCTGTCCAA GTTCTTCCAAGATCTCGGCTCACTGTTTGGCTTCATCAACTCTGATGTGAAGAGCAAGCTTGACATATTGGAAGAGTACCGGAAGTCGGATGACGTAGGGGACAACTACGAAACACTGAACACCATGATCGAGTACGAGCAGAGCGCAGGCACCATCGAGGATACAAAGAAGCCGTCGGGGTCGCGCACGCTTCTCCGGCTTCACAGGGCACTGGAGTTCGTCGCCGCTCTGTTTAA GGCTATCAGCAGTGCAAATGACGATGCATCTGTTGGAAAGATGGCGCAGGAGAGCTATGACAGGACACTTGCCAAACATCATCCGTGGCTTATCAGGAAAGGAGCTTCTCTAGCCATGTTGACGCTCCCGAAGGTTGATGAG ATTTTTGGAAAGGCATTGCCCGACGAAAAGAAAGACCTGCGGCAACTGGTGTTGTCTCTCTCTGAGGAAGCCTACAAAGTGTACAACTTTACACAGACTGTCTACGAACAGAAGAACCTTCTTAATCTTCCTTAA